The genomic window tagtttttattttagccttgtgactaaaatgtcatttaattttagtcacatttaagtcatcaacattttgtaACTTTCAGTCtagctttagttttaattctaaatatcatagaattttaaaataataaaattttAACTAAAATTATATGATATATGTGTCATGAAAttattaaggtttgattgtgcaatgaaaacaggcacagctttagcttttgttatttgaaacaaacatctctttatttaattgccattaccttttcacaaaaaaacaaaagcaccaaTGAACAGTgacctgctctccctgaacacactgttcatacactgttcagtcatgaccttcttcatgaatactccataactatagcaaaatacttcagtgacaacttggaaaaagtgcacatgctgtaaaaccatcagcagcggtgtcttcatttatagattttgtcacgtgtatctttgaacggctgttaagatgactcgtctgcaaatgtcacttcaggtttgttgtgtttttactgctgATAGTATATATTTTTGGTTATCATctcatttttatataaataaaatatataaaaatataaaaagtcGTTAATGAACACAATGACAAAAATGATtcatcaacaaaattaacactgctagcacatctttagaatgtagAACTACATGAATGTGGGAGGAAGAatgagaacgtgcaaactccacacagaaatgACCACACATGAAATGTCCAAAATCTAAAATGTTGTCATCATTTCCCCTTTTGCAGTGGAAACAACATCATTCAGTAACACTTCAGAAACGTGAAAAAAGTGTGGCCAAATTTCAGCTGATTTCAGCTTCATTAAGAAGAACATTTCCCAAATTGCTGCAATCCCAAAGAGGAAGTGAAAAACAGGACATGCTCATACCTATTCATTCACTCGTGAGCACAGATTTGTGGGTGTGTCCAGAAGGGAGAAACTCCTGCAGCAGTGAGGCACACTCATATTCAATCTGTAGAGACTCAAAGAGGGTTTCACTGCTGTGATTAAccatgaagctgtgtgtgatcATTCCATTGTGTGCTCTGTTCAGTGTCTCCCAGCAGGTAAGAAACACCAATGATATCCTTTACTGAAACTGACAGCACCTCCAGTCCTGTGATGTGTTATCTTCTTGATTTCAGGCAGCTTTAgtggagaagtgtgtgtgtcagctgagcAGCTTGGAGAAAACATTTCCTTATGACAAACTcaaaacagcagagaacaaTGCATCACACTGCAACAACAAAATCACCTCACAGAAGGTAATTACCCCAGCCTGTACTGCACGTGTCTTCCCTCACATTGAGCGCTTGTGTGACCACTGCTGTCCCTGCAGGCTGTGGAGCTGGAGAGCCTGCTGCTGGGTCTGGACCGACGTCTGCCTCAGCTGGAGGAAGATGTGAGGATACTGGAGAGGGAGGATGATGGAGACCTGTACGGAGTCCTCAGCTTGTATGTCATAGAGAATGAAATTGCAGCGATCAACCAGCTCATCAACAACCTCAATACCACCACCCTGAGACACCAGAGCCTCACTGTTAACACCACCCAACAGGTAAACCTCTACTCTAAAAAATGGGTTTCAGCCCAACAGATACCAGACTTAACCCTCTCAAGAAGAAAGTGTAAGAAAATGTATGAACATGTTTCTATTCTTTCTAATCTTTTGCCAGATTAATATGgattaataattaattttaGAGAACTGGAAATTAGAAAAAAACGGCCTCCACAACTAAAAGGCATTTCATAGATGACAGCATAACAGATTGTCAGGCTAGCACAGACACATAGCTGCACAATATTGTGTGTGTTCAATTCATGACATAATTCAAACAGTAAAAAAGTAAAGTAGTAAGTATAAAAATAAAGTTTCCCCATTTACATGGTGCAaactttgtgtgcatgtatttttGACAGTGCAGTCAGTCCAGCACTGAATATAATATAGCACAGGATTTTAAGGAAATAATAATCCCACACTGAGTCTTCCACTGTGACATCTCACAGCTGCAGTATGTGAGAAACGAGATGCAGGAGCTGGAGAATTTTGACACCATGCAGGTGGTGAAAAGACAACAGGCCAACCAACGTCTGAAGAAAGACCTGGACAAGTGTATCAACGGACGTCACCCCACTCCCCCACCCACTCAGCCTCCACATGGTGAGTCCCCAAAGCATCACTCCCTCTAAGAACCACAGACATACATCATGAGAGATATTTGTTTCATTTCCCCATCAGGCATCTGTCCCCACGGTGCATTCATGAACATCACCGGGCCAAGGGTCTACACAGGAGGAGAGTATCCAGGCTCATACAAGTACGGAGCCTGGGGTCGAGACCCGAAACCAGAGAAGGGGAAGGAGAGCTGGTACTGGCTGGTAATGCTGACCTCCAGCAATATATATGCCCACTATGTACGTCTCTACTCCACACTGAGCTCCCTTATTGTTGGTGTGAGCGTCCCAGGTAAAGAAGTGTTGAAAATAAACTGGTAAATGTTCATAAAAAGCGTTTTGATTTGTCTCATGGACGGATGAGGAAAATATCCTTTCcttgttcttcctcctcttcctcttttagGCAATTTTCAGATACATCCCTCTAACCCAACCACCAACACTATCCAGGGTCCAAATGTGGTTCTGTATGGAGGAGCTTTGTACTACAACTGTTACAACCGAGATGCTGTTTGTCGATTCAACCTCACAACCAAAAGTGTTACCGATGTACAGCTGCCTAAAGGCACCAGGTTAACTTTTAAAACATCTgaatttaatgttgttttttttacagttaaatTTACAGTACTAACGAGAGtgacaaatgtttttgttcaggTATAACTCAAAAGGTAATTTTTGCAACCTGGATGCATGCTACCCTTACACTGACCTGGACCTAGCCACAGATGAGTCTGGCGTCTGGTTGATCTACACCACCAGCCAGGACTTTGGGAATCTGGTGCTGACCAAGGTTGAGGAGGGTGAACAGCCAAGTCTCGGCCAGACCTGGCACACTTCGATGTATAAGCAGGCCGTGACCAACACCTTCATGGCATGTGGCAAGCTTTATGCAACGCGTTACGTCAACACAGACGTTGAGGAGATCTTTTATTCATTTGACACAGCAACAGGGAAGGAGAGGTTTGATGTTGGCATCTTCATGAATAAGATGCATGCCAACATCCAAGCGCTGAATTACAGCCCTGTGGACCACATGTTACATGCCTACAGTGACTCCTTCTTGGTCTCCTACAAAGTTCAGTTTGAGTCAGATGATTCATTATATaggtatattttttaataagccTCCAGCCACTGATGTGTTAGAAGGAATGACAAGATGTATTGGGGGGAGGGATTTCTGTGGGTGCTATATGCACATATATGCACCATATTATACATTTTCTATTAATTCCATCATGACATAAAGCTATGGATTTTTATTCATGAATGTTTAGCCTGAATAAACCTGATACCAAATCCATCCGGTCTCAGTTGTTTGACATCAACAGTAAATATTAAGTGAGACTACCAATACTTCCTCAAATACTGCTGATTCTGGTCAACCACTGTTGGTTTGGCTGAAAGCCTATAGCTTGCAACCAGGCCAGACAGCTGTTTTTGAATGTATGTTTTGATGATTCAGCAGCTTTGcacagacatcatctttctaccacatacaatgcagcttccatccattcccaggaagtttgcacatactcacagcaagaacaaagggctgtcaaccagtccccctcatagtcgttagccagtcgttagacacacctggcccagtcagccagatcatcacagataattatggaaacatttagtgctattgtttttaagttttacccagacccacccactgaggtctgccaccacatataaaccatgtttccccaccaaacagttagaagctgcttggatgagcagcgaaaggtcttcaaaaaaaaactctacaagtccagacgccttgcttcaatcttctctacgttttGAACTAAAGTTGGACAGGTATAAGGTGAATGGGGAAGAGAAGTTAAAATATAGTCAAAAATTGAGAGCAAAAATTATTATATAACAATACCAGCCAAGGGTTGTATTATATTGTATTGGTTAACTGACAGTCTGAAAAAGAGCCTGGGTATATACACTGcccaaaaaaataaagctgcccaaaaaaataaagctgctgttgtgcaaatggaacagacaacaggtggaaatgagaggcaattatcaagacaacccctatatgTTGTAATAATGTGATGTACCTCCTTATAACATGAACATATCTTATTATAAATAACATCTTATTATAACAAGAAACTTGATTTTGATCCATTATTTGTCTTGTCTGGTGTGGCAGTTCAGCGCACATGTTAAACATGTGCTTAAAAGCATGGAATTATCAGCAAGATAGATCAAGATGAAATGCAACAAAGCAGTGCTGTGACATAAAGTCTTTATTTTGTTACTTGTTACTTGATCAGTACATGGACAGAGACAGCTTACTttgtatatgtatttatatgtatatatattatatttaaactTTACAGTACACATCTGAATGACGGCGAAGCAGGTAAGAGTCATTCTACTGTTGTGAATAAAAACAAGCTTATAGGAGAGACTCCCACAATATGAAACAATCCGAATGAGAAAGAAGAACTAAATACAAATCAATAGAAATGTTATGTAAGTAAGAAGAAGAGTAGTAACACATGAATATCATTATACCAAGATGAGGTTACACCCTATAGTTGCTCCTATAAAAAAAACTCCAAGGGAAGAGAACAGAAATATGTTTTCTCAACACACAGTAGTATTAGAGTGTTTGGTTCAGGAAACctgctctataaataaaaagTATCTACAAGTGCAAGGAAGATAAAGGTCAATACAAACTGATCCAGTGCCAGCTTACTGGAGCGGCAGACTATCACGAATCAACGTCACTATTTAAAGACCTTgtagaggaaggaggaggaggaggaagaggaggaaggagcttGGGGTAAATGTCAGAGATAAAAGTGCAAACCATAGTGAGGGAGGATGAGGCATAGGTTGACAATACTGTACAGCACTTCAAAAAAGGACAAGATACATTCAGGAGCCCCCCCAGGCAGTTAGGAGAGTGCATGTAGGAGGAAACCAAAAGTAGATGATAGAAAATAGCTCACATGGAAAGATGATCGTACACACTACATGCAACCTGGAGTGTTTTTCTAATTCGTCTGAATTGCTTTTTCAGTCTTCAAACAGCTCTGAAACTTCTCCTGCTTTAACACATTCACAATCTTTTCCTTTAACATTCATTCACATGGACACGGGTTATGATCTCTCGCTTATGccctctctgtcactctctggAGCCCCCTGGTGTTTAAAACAAGACAATAACACCACTGACATCTTAAAAAGTGACTTCAGCTAATAGCCCTTTAGGGTGCAATTGGGTTTGCCTGTGAGAGCCGGGGCaccttgtcatttttttttttagggaggGAGTTATTTTCTTTTAAGGTGGCTGGGGGTTGCCCTACATTCTGAGCTTGGAGCCCAAATGGCGCCAAAAAAGCCCCGCCCCTTACAGGCCACCTCAGGGAAGTGCACACCTCAGCATTTGGAAGCTACGCCCCTTCTGACAGGGGACCAAAGGGTTTCTGTGAAACTGAAAGCAGGAAGAGTTGACTAGTACACTGTACATTATGAACCAAAAGACCAggggaccccccccccttctcagAAGTTAGAAGTCCAGAAttacagcagacaacagcacacaGCTTCACTAGGCTAAAACTACATTGCACTATATTCACTATACTAGTGAGACTATGGTTACACAGCACATAAACACCCACTGACCCCACAGCGATGGATTCTGTCTTATGTGAAAGTTTTTAGTATTTCTGTCTTCAGCATTGTTCCATTACAAAACTCAGCCCACGCAGCTTTTcagtaaaaaatgtgtgtgtgtctagctTTGGTATATCCACAGGAAGGGGCTGGGTGCTGTAAGGGAAGGCGAGTTTCTTTGGTGCTGACTCACGAAATGTGAGCCGGCCCTGTCCTGCCTCGGTCCCCCCCCTCCCGGTCTGGTTTGGTTTTGGGTCAGAGTGTGATTGTCATGTTAGAGACCACAAAGAGCCGACTATGGCCAGAACCACATTTATGCATTGGACCTGACTGATGATGAGCAGTTGCATCCATGGCTCTACTTAACAAGCCACATGTAAGGTGCTAATGAAGACTGCCCTAATTACTAGACAACTATTTTAGACACTAAAAATGCCCTAGGATTACTTATACATTCACATGCATATACGTGTTAGTAAATACTTACTCTATCCTATACTTATGGATTGTCTTTGAAATGTGAGATGACACACAGCTCAAAGCTGCACTCAGCAATGTTGCACTACTATGGTTCCAAATGACATTAAAACCAGAAAATTTGGAGTCTTCCAATTTTGATTGAAAATTTGGACTTTTCAGATTCACAGGAACAGACTAATTTTCTTAtaatatattttgtaat from Parambassis ranga chromosome 19, fParRan2.1, whole genome shotgun sequence includes these protein-coding regions:
- the LOC114452126 gene encoding olfactomedin-4-like, yielding MKLCVIIPLCALFSVSQQAALVEKCVCQLSSLEKTFPYDKLKTAENNASHCNNKITSQKAVELESLLLGLDRRLPQLEEDVRILEREDDGDLYGVLSLYVIENEIAAINQLINNLNTTTLRHQSLTVNTTQQLQYVRNEMQELENFDTMQVVKRQQANQRLKKDLDKCINGRHPTPPPTQPPHGICPHGAFMNITGPRVYTGGEYPGSYKYGAWGRDPKPEKGKESWYWLVMLTSSNIYAHYVRLYSTLSSLIVGVSVPGNFQIHPSNPTTNTIQGPNVVLYGGALYYNCYNRDAVCRFNLTTKSVTDVQLPKGTRYNSKGNFCNLDACYPYTDLDLATDESGVWLIYTTSQDFGNLVLTKVEEGEQPSLGQTWHTSMYKQAVTNTFMACGKLYATRYVNTDVEEIFYSFDTATGKERFDVGIFMNKMHANIQALNYSPVDHMLHAYSDSFLVSYKVQFESDDSLYRYIF